From Salvia splendens isolate huo1 chromosome 16, SspV2, whole genome shotgun sequence, a single genomic window includes:
- the LOC121770196 gene encoding uncharacterized protein LOC121770196, translated as MADNNNNNVVPPPGGRFGDTLRSGVDFLGEFAYANDNVNILPHYISLVNGGNLFHGRDDEDPMSHLNAFYELTNSHRPPNVDHHQIKRALFPFSLRDKARAWYDSIPGYNIATFQELKMLFLLEYNSPMKIEKLREEITTFRQKYDESFAEAWKRFTELLRKCPSHGLAPGHELLKFYKGLNNEGTGLVTAGFNGNLDDLTHEEVRALFQRLANNQRNWHNPRRAAEKVGDTFGATKDAERVTAIEAQLADISTQMSSMTKAVKSLQLNPQPQAVTVMKCGLCQGGHHTDQCPSLQGPPVDDVNYIGNHHQGFNQSNQYNNQQNWRPQQATWNQAGPSNTSGTQWRYNTQPPGYENKPSVEDQLGQILSFMTKSQKENDYFKEKTVEKFGQLEATMRNLETQIGQIATASHTRIPNAIPSDTVPNPKGFEQCKAVKLRSGKDLESPIMLDAQNGSNILHAGVDKLFGSQTSHAGADEGIEWATTEAREGQQEKEESTMSDIHKKNPLSPAMDPKCPFNFLDFIPPPPFPVENKKKGRKIIQEKGLDWMMNIIRKVNVDVSLVDLFLHFPKFSKFFKDLIAKKEKIQDDGVVILSAFCSQFVKGKMPAKRRDPGSCVIPCEMGDKKFPKCLLDQGSGISLMALKTARSIGLEARIEPIDIDLQLADHSIVKPKGIIEDVLVKVDRFVLPVDFIVLEMEEDKDMPILFGRPFLATGDVVIETKTNTVMFRVDGENVVIKQEKAGKRLL; from the coding sequence ATGGCCGACAATAATAACAACAACGTTGTCCCACCACCTGGAGGAAGGTTCGGTGACACTCTTAGGTCGGGAGTCGACTTTCTAGGAGAATTCGCCTACGCGAATGACAACGTGAACATTCTTCCTCATTACATTAGCTTGGTGAACGGGGGAAATCTCTTCCATGGGCGAGACGATGAGGATCCAATGAGCCACCTCAACGCGTTCTACGAATTGACGAACTCTCATCGACCCCCGAATGTGGACCATCATCAGATTAAGAGGGCCTTATTCCCTTTCTCACTAAGGGATAAAGCACGGGCGTGGTATGATTCTATTCCGGGATACAACATAGCCACATTCCAAGAGTTGAAGatgttgttcctcttggaatATAACTCTCcgatgaagattgagaagttgagagaggagatcactACCTTCCGACAGAAATATGATGAGTCTTTTGCGGAAGCGTGGAAGAGGTTCACTGAATTGCTTAGGAAATGCCCGAGCCATGGTCTTGCTCCAGGGCATGAGCTACTCAAGTTCTACAAGGGACTCAATAATGAAGGCACGGGCTTGGTGACTGCAGGCTTTAATGGGAACTTGGACGACTTAACTCACGAGGAAGTGAGAGCCTTGTTCCAAAGGTTGGCGAACAACCAAAGGAATTGGCATAATCCAAGAAGAGCGGCTGAGAAGGTAGGAGATACATTTGGTGCTACCAAAGATGCGGAAAGAGTGACAGCCATTGAGGCTCAATTGGCGGACATTAGTACCCAGATGTCTTCAATGACAAAAGCAGTGAAGTCTCTTCAACTGAATCCTCAACCTCAAGCAGTGACTGTGATGAAGTGTGGACTGTGCCAAGGTGGACATCATACGGATCAATGTCCAAGTCTTCAAGGGCCACCAGTGGATGACGTGAACTACATTGGTAACCATCATCAAGGTTTCAACCAAAGCAACCAATACAACAATCAGCAGAATTGGAGGCCTCAACAAGCAACCTGGAATCAAGCTGGTCCTAGCAACACTTCGGGGACTCAATGGAGGTACAACACTCAACCTCCGGGTTATGAGAATAAGCCATCAGTCGAGGATCAATTGGGACAGATTCTCTCGTTTATGActaagagtcaaaaggagaatgaCTACTTCAAAGAAAAGACCGTGGAAAAATTTGGGCAGTTAGAAGCTACAATGAGGAATCTTGAGACTCAAATTGGGCAGATTGCTACAGCATCTCACACAAGAATTCCTAATGCTATCCCGAGTGATACGGTGCCCAATCCTAAAGGTTTTGAACAGTGCAAGGCAGTTAAGTTAAGAAGTGGAAAGGATCTTGAGTCTCCAATCATGCTAGATGCACAAAATGGCTCGAACATCTTGCACGCAGGGGTGGACAAGTTGTTTGGCTCACAAacctcgcacgcaggggcggacgagggGATTGAGTGGGCTACTACCGAAGCTAGGGAAGGtcaacaagaaaaagaagagtcAACCATGAGTGATATCCACAAGAAGAATCCACTAAGTCCGGCAATGGACCCGAAGTGTCCATTTAATTTTCTAGATTTTATCCCGCCACCACCTTTCCCAGTCGAGAATAAGAAGAAGggtaggaaaataattcaagagaAAGGACTCGATTGGATGATGAACATTATCAGGAAAGTTAATGTAGATGTGTCCCTGGTGGATTTGTTCCTACACTTTCCTAAATTCTCCAAGTTTTTTAAGGATCTTATTGCGAAAAAGGAGAAGATACAAGACGATGGTGTGGTGATATTGAGCGCATTTTGCTCACAATTTGTGAAGGGAAAGATGCCGGCAAAGAGAAGAGACCCTGGAAGCTGTGTGATCCCATGTGAGATGGGAGATAAGAAGTTCCCAAAGTGCCTACTTGATCAAGGCTCGGGAATATCATTGATGGCTCTGAAAACCGCACGGTCAATCGGTCTAGAAGCGAGGATTGAACCAATCGACATTGACCTACAATTGGCGGATCATTCAATTGTGAAACCAAAAGGTATCATCGAGGATGTCTTGGTGAAGGTTGATAGATTTGTACTCCCGGTTGACTTCATTGTCCTAGAGATGGAAGAGGATAAGGATATGCCTATCCTATTTGGTAGGCCATTTTTAGCAACCGGTGATGTTGTGATAGAGACCAAGACAAATACGGTCATGTTTCGAGTAGATGGAGAGaatgtggtgatcaagcaagagAAGGCGGGGAAACGCCTATTGTAG